The Pseudochaenichthys georgianus chromosome 8, fPseGeo1.2, whole genome shotgun sequence genome has a segment encoding these proteins:
- the ift70 gene encoding intraflagellar transport protein 70A isoform X1, with product MTTIKDGEYTATIYKLIKDGQYVEAIHILNGQLQKHTKSRAALSLLGYCYYHIQDFTNSAECYEQLTQLHPEVEEYKVYYAQSLYKAGAYPEATKASFVLDNPSSHIKMVKLQACIKYCEEDYSAAKSLLEQLPQEDPDYVYNTGCLLYQDGKYEEACKKFTSALQVLGYVPALSYNIALCFYSVKNYAQALKHIGEIIERGIREHPELSVGMTTEGIDVHSVGNTLVLHHTALIEAFNLKAAIEYQLKNSKGSQEALTDMPPRSEEELDPVTLHNQALLNMDTKPSEGFEKLAFLLQQPSFPPVTFGNLLLLYCKHEYFDLAADVLAENAHLTYKFLTPYMYEFLDALLTCQTAPEEAFRKFDEMNGKLTEQLRKLAKQVQEARLTRDDEAQKKCLQDYDLMQEKYIVVLMAQSKIYWNRENFQMVEKIFRKSVEVCNEDDTWKLNVAHVLFMQNKYKEAIGFYEPIVKKHYDNILNVSAVVLANLCVSYILTSQNEEAEELMRKIEKEEEQISYDDPDKKVFHLCIVNLVIGTLYCAKGNYDFGISRVIKSLEPYNKKLGTDTWFYAKRCFLSLLENMSKHMVMLRDAVVQECIQFLEHCEVYGKEVTAIIEQPLEETHTHIGKNTVTYEARMLKALFYEVIGWNK from the exons ATGACAACTATAAAAGACGGAGAGTACACGGCTACCATCTACAAACTG ATTAAAGACGGACAGTATGTGGAAGCAATCCATATCCTAAACGGCCAACTTCAAAAACACACGAAG TCCAGGGCAGCACTCTCTCTGCTGGGTTACTGCTACTATCACATCCAGGATTTCACCAACTCTGCAGAGTGCTACGAGCAGCTCACCCAGCTGCACCCGGAGGTGGAGGAGTACAAGGTGTACTACGCCCAGTCTCTTTACAAAGCTGGTGCTTACCCTGAGGCTACAAAGGCTTCCTTCGTGCTTGATAACCCCAGCAGTCACATCAAG ATGGTGAAGCTGCAAGCCTGCATCAAATACTGTGAGGAAGATTACTCCGCTGCCAAG tcacTCCTGGAGCAGCTTCCCCAGGAAGACCCGGACTATGTCTACAATACGGGCTGTCTGCTTTACCAGGACGGGAAGTACGAGGAGGCCTGCAAGAAGTTCACGTCTGCCCTTCAAGTGCTGGGATACGTGCCAG CTCTGTCATACAACATCGCCCTGTGCTTCTACAGCGTGAAGAACTACGCGCAGGCCCTCAAACACATCGGAGAGATCATCGAGAGAGGCATCAGAGAGCATCCGG AGCTGAGCGTGGGGATGACGACCGAGGGCATCGACGTGCACAGTGTGGGCAACACGCTGGTGCTGCATCACACCGCCCTGATCGAAGCCTTCAACCTCAAAGCTGCCATCGAATACCAGCTGAAGAACT CGAAAGGATCTCAGGAGGCCTTGACAGACATGCCCCCCCGATCAGAGGAG GAGCTGGACCCCGTGACGCTACACAACCAGGCTCTGTTGAACATGGACACGAAGCCGTCGGAGGGCTTTGAGAAGCTGGCCTTCCTGCTGCAGCAACCCTCCTTCCCCCCCGTCACCTTCGGGAACCTGCTGCTGCTCTACTGCAAACATGAG TACTTTGACCTGGCTGCTGACGTCCTGGCAGAGAACGCCCATCTCACATACAAGTTCCTCACACCG TACATGTATGAGTTTCTTGATGCCCTGTTGACCTGTCAGACGGCACCAGAGGAG GCTTTTAGGAAGTTTGACGAGATGAACGGCAAACTGACGGAGCAGTTACGGAAACTGGCCAAGCAG GTGCAGGAAGCCAGGCTGACTAGGGATGATGAAGCTCAGAAGAAATGTCTGCAGGACTACGACCTGATGCAGGAGAA GTACATCGTGGTGCTGATGGCCCAGTCCAAGATCTACTGGAACCGGGAGAACTTCCAGATGGTTGAGAAGATTTTCCGAAAGTCTGTAGAGGTCTGCAATGAGGACGACACCTGGAAGCTGAACGTAGCCCACGTGCTCTTCATGCAGAACAAGTACAAGGAGGCCATCGGCTTCTACGAGCCCATCGTCAAGAagcactatgataat ATCCTGAATGTGAGCGCTGTGGTCCTGGCCAACCTGTGTGTGTCCTACATCCTGACCAGCCAGAATGAGGAG GCTGAAGAGCTGATGAGGAAGATCGAGAAGGAGGAAGAGCAGATCTCCTACGACGACCCCGACAAGAAGGTGTTCCACCTCTGCATCGTCAACCTGGTCATCGG GACGCTGTACTGTGCTAAGGGAAACTATGATTTTGGCATATCTCGCGTCATCAAGAGCCTGGAGCCTTACAATAAGAAG ctgggAACAGACACATGGTTCTACGCCAAGCGCTGTTTCCTCTCCCTGCTGGAGAACATGTCCAAACACATGGTCATGCTGAGGGACGCCGTGGTACAGGAGTGTATCCAGTTCCTGGAGCACTGCGAGG TGTACGGGAAGGAGGTCACGGCCATCATCGAGCAGCCTCTGGAGGAGACCCACACCCACATCGGAAAGAACACCGTCACCTACGAGGCCAGAATGCTCAAGGCGCTTTTCTACGAGGTCATTGGCTGGAACAAGTGA
- the ift70 gene encoding intraflagellar transport protein 70A isoform X3 — MTTIKDGEYTATIYKLIKDGQYVEAIHILNGQLQKHTKSRAALSLLGYCYYHIQDFTNSAECYEQLTQLHPEVEEYKVYYAQSLYKAGAYPEATKASFVLDNPSSHIKMVKLQACIKYCEEDYSAAKSLLEQLPQEDPDYVYNTGCLLYQDGKYEEACKKFTSALQVLGYVPALSYNIALCFYSVKNYAQALKHIGEIIERGIREHPELSVGMTTEGIDVHSVGNTLVLHHTALIEAFNLKAAIEYQLKNSKGSQEALTDMPPRSEEELDPVTLHNQALLNMDTKPSEGFEKLAFLLQQPSFPPVTFGNLLLLYCKHEYFDLAADVLAENAHLTYKFLTPYMYEFLDALLTCQTAPEEAFRKFDEMNGKLTEQLRKLAKQVQEARLTRDDEAQKKCLQDYDLMQEKYIVVLMAQSKIYWNRENFQMVEKIFRKSVEVCNEDDTWKLNVAHVLFMQNKYKEAIGFYEPIVKKHYDNILNVSAVVLANLCVSYILTSQNEEAEELMRKIEKEEEQISYDDPDKKVFHLCIVNLVIGTLYCAKGNYDFGISRVIKSLEPYNKKTPRNVSLWSRIHSTEQSDRRV; from the exons ATGACAACTATAAAAGACGGAGAGTACACGGCTACCATCTACAAACTG ATTAAAGACGGACAGTATGTGGAAGCAATCCATATCCTAAACGGCCAACTTCAAAAACACACGAAG TCCAGGGCAGCACTCTCTCTGCTGGGTTACTGCTACTATCACATCCAGGATTTCACCAACTCTGCAGAGTGCTACGAGCAGCTCACCCAGCTGCACCCGGAGGTGGAGGAGTACAAGGTGTACTACGCCCAGTCTCTTTACAAAGCTGGTGCTTACCCTGAGGCTACAAAGGCTTCCTTCGTGCTTGATAACCCCAGCAGTCACATCAAG ATGGTGAAGCTGCAAGCCTGCATCAAATACTGTGAGGAAGATTACTCCGCTGCCAAG tcacTCCTGGAGCAGCTTCCCCAGGAAGACCCGGACTATGTCTACAATACGGGCTGTCTGCTTTACCAGGACGGGAAGTACGAGGAGGCCTGCAAGAAGTTCACGTCTGCCCTTCAAGTGCTGGGATACGTGCCAG CTCTGTCATACAACATCGCCCTGTGCTTCTACAGCGTGAAGAACTACGCGCAGGCCCTCAAACACATCGGAGAGATCATCGAGAGAGGCATCAGAGAGCATCCGG AGCTGAGCGTGGGGATGACGACCGAGGGCATCGACGTGCACAGTGTGGGCAACACGCTGGTGCTGCATCACACCGCCCTGATCGAAGCCTTCAACCTCAAAGCTGCCATCGAATACCAGCTGAAGAACT CGAAAGGATCTCAGGAGGCCTTGACAGACATGCCCCCCCGATCAGAGGAG GAGCTGGACCCCGTGACGCTACACAACCAGGCTCTGTTGAACATGGACACGAAGCCGTCGGAGGGCTTTGAGAAGCTGGCCTTCCTGCTGCAGCAACCCTCCTTCCCCCCCGTCACCTTCGGGAACCTGCTGCTGCTCTACTGCAAACATGAG TACTTTGACCTGGCTGCTGACGTCCTGGCAGAGAACGCCCATCTCACATACAAGTTCCTCACACCG TACATGTATGAGTTTCTTGATGCCCTGTTGACCTGTCAGACGGCACCAGAGGAG GCTTTTAGGAAGTTTGACGAGATGAACGGCAAACTGACGGAGCAGTTACGGAAACTGGCCAAGCAG GTGCAGGAAGCCAGGCTGACTAGGGATGATGAAGCTCAGAAGAAATGTCTGCAGGACTACGACCTGATGCAGGAGAA GTACATCGTGGTGCTGATGGCCCAGTCCAAGATCTACTGGAACCGGGAGAACTTCCAGATGGTTGAGAAGATTTTCCGAAAGTCTGTAGAGGTCTGCAATGAGGACGACACCTGGAAGCTGAACGTAGCCCACGTGCTCTTCATGCAGAACAAGTACAAGGAGGCCATCGGCTTCTACGAGCCCATCGTCAAGAagcactatgataat ATCCTGAATGTGAGCGCTGTGGTCCTGGCCAACCTGTGTGTGTCCTACATCCTGACCAGCCAGAATGAGGAG GCTGAAGAGCTGATGAGGAAGATCGAGAAGGAGGAAGAGCAGATCTCCTACGACGACCCCGACAAGAAGGTGTTCCACCTCTGCATCGTCAACCTGGTCATCGG GACGCTGTACTGTGCTAAGGGAAACTATGATTTTGGCATATCTCGCGTCATCAAGAGCCTGGAGCCTTACAATAAGAAG ACTCCCAGGAATGTGAGTCTGTGGAGCCGCATACATTCAACCGAGCAATCTGACCGCCGTGTCTGA
- the ift70 gene encoding intraflagellar transport protein 70A isoform X2: MTTIKDGEYTATIYKLIKDGQYVEAIHILNGQLQKHTKSRAALSLLGYCYYHIQDFTNSAECYEQLTQLHPEVEEYKVYYAQSLYKAGAYPEATKASFVLDNPSSHIKMVKLQACIKYCEEDYSAAKSLLEQLPQEDPDYVYNTGCLLYQDGKYEEACKKFTSALQVLGYVPALSYNIALCFYSVKNYAQALKHIGEIIERGIREHPELSVGMTTEGIDVHSVGNTLVLHHTALIEAFNLKAAIEYQLKNSKGSQEALTDMPPRSEEELDPVTLHNQALLNMDTKPSEGFEKLAFLLQQPSFPPVTFGNLLLLYCKHEYFDLAADVLAENAHLTYKFLTPYMYEFLDALLTCQTAPEEAFRKFDEMNGKLTEQLRKLAKQEARLTRDDEAQKKCLQDYDLMQEKYIVVLMAQSKIYWNRENFQMVEKIFRKSVEVCNEDDTWKLNVAHVLFMQNKYKEAIGFYEPIVKKHYDNILNVSAVVLANLCVSYILTSQNEEAEELMRKIEKEEEQISYDDPDKKVFHLCIVNLVIGTLYCAKGNYDFGISRVIKSLEPYNKKLGTDTWFYAKRCFLSLLENMSKHMVMLRDAVVQECIQFLEHCEVYGKEVTAIIEQPLEETHTHIGKNTVTYEARMLKALFYEVIGWNK; encoded by the exons ATGACAACTATAAAAGACGGAGAGTACACGGCTACCATCTACAAACTG ATTAAAGACGGACAGTATGTGGAAGCAATCCATATCCTAAACGGCCAACTTCAAAAACACACGAAG TCCAGGGCAGCACTCTCTCTGCTGGGTTACTGCTACTATCACATCCAGGATTTCACCAACTCTGCAGAGTGCTACGAGCAGCTCACCCAGCTGCACCCGGAGGTGGAGGAGTACAAGGTGTACTACGCCCAGTCTCTTTACAAAGCTGGTGCTTACCCTGAGGCTACAAAGGCTTCCTTCGTGCTTGATAACCCCAGCAGTCACATCAAG ATGGTGAAGCTGCAAGCCTGCATCAAATACTGTGAGGAAGATTACTCCGCTGCCAAG tcacTCCTGGAGCAGCTTCCCCAGGAAGACCCGGACTATGTCTACAATACGGGCTGTCTGCTTTACCAGGACGGGAAGTACGAGGAGGCCTGCAAGAAGTTCACGTCTGCCCTTCAAGTGCTGGGATACGTGCCAG CTCTGTCATACAACATCGCCCTGTGCTTCTACAGCGTGAAGAACTACGCGCAGGCCCTCAAACACATCGGAGAGATCATCGAGAGAGGCATCAGAGAGCATCCGG AGCTGAGCGTGGGGATGACGACCGAGGGCATCGACGTGCACAGTGTGGGCAACACGCTGGTGCTGCATCACACCGCCCTGATCGAAGCCTTCAACCTCAAAGCTGCCATCGAATACCAGCTGAAGAACT CGAAAGGATCTCAGGAGGCCTTGACAGACATGCCCCCCCGATCAGAGGAG GAGCTGGACCCCGTGACGCTACACAACCAGGCTCTGTTGAACATGGACACGAAGCCGTCGGAGGGCTTTGAGAAGCTGGCCTTCCTGCTGCAGCAACCCTCCTTCCCCCCCGTCACCTTCGGGAACCTGCTGCTGCTCTACTGCAAACATGAG TACTTTGACCTGGCTGCTGACGTCCTGGCAGAGAACGCCCATCTCACATACAAGTTCCTCACACCG TACATGTATGAGTTTCTTGATGCCCTGTTGACCTGTCAGACGGCACCAGAGGAG GCTTTTAGGAAGTTTGACGAGATGAACGGCAAACTGACGGAGCAGTTACGGAAACTGGCCAAGCAG GAAGCCAGGCTGACTAGGGATGATGAAGCTCAGAAGAAATGTCTGCAGGACTACGACCTGATGCAGGAGAA GTACATCGTGGTGCTGATGGCCCAGTCCAAGATCTACTGGAACCGGGAGAACTTCCAGATGGTTGAGAAGATTTTCCGAAAGTCTGTAGAGGTCTGCAATGAGGACGACACCTGGAAGCTGAACGTAGCCCACGTGCTCTTCATGCAGAACAAGTACAAGGAGGCCATCGGCTTCTACGAGCCCATCGTCAAGAagcactatgataat ATCCTGAATGTGAGCGCTGTGGTCCTGGCCAACCTGTGTGTGTCCTACATCCTGACCAGCCAGAATGAGGAG GCTGAAGAGCTGATGAGGAAGATCGAGAAGGAGGAAGAGCAGATCTCCTACGACGACCCCGACAAGAAGGTGTTCCACCTCTGCATCGTCAACCTGGTCATCGG GACGCTGTACTGTGCTAAGGGAAACTATGATTTTGGCATATCTCGCGTCATCAAGAGCCTGGAGCCTTACAATAAGAAG ctgggAACAGACACATGGTTCTACGCCAAGCGCTGTTTCCTCTCCCTGCTGGAGAACATGTCCAAACACATGGTCATGCTGAGGGACGCCGTGGTACAGGAGTGTATCCAGTTCCTGGAGCACTGCGAGG TGTACGGGAAGGAGGTCACGGCCATCATCGAGCAGCCTCTGGAGGAGACCCACACCCACATCGGAAAGAACACCGTCACCTACGAGGCCAGAATGCTCAAGGCGCTTTTCTACGAGGTCATTGGCTGGAACAAGTGA
- the c8h16orf89 gene encoding UPF0764 protein C16orf89 homolog, with translation MQAAGHQLAAVLALFAAVCGGSQAEVIDDILGSLSRGAAFLESQHEHINLDGVVGFLMLQAELKEAVRTWPHSDPVSWAQRTSTVVLVKRLDRSFEKAVTALEQNDPKYYREFEPLLSSSFYLIPQEWQSTDTSLVYSSILSTECYDEQLSDKCLTLLLGTWKMNGTPCIVTKPCRDTMTRFGCPHYSLSHQLLYFMIGKMRGCTNLLKGDTRESRANMTEASYQKLYCSNMMKANQDIFRDGITEQTVDIFIENILICGLSGFSDFYKADWLQHILRLQDEEAGCFGRDKSIMSQIIGDELLEQLQPHRRVKRREKILPDGCSSHMTAVAVGALGGYLNYYLAEQDITKRPIS, from the exons ATGCAGGCTGCGGGGCATCAACTGGCCGCAGTGCTGGCTCTGTTTGCCGCAGTGTGCGGAGGGTCGCAGGCCGAGGTGATCGATGACATCTTGGGCAGCCTCTCCCGGGGAGCCGCCTTCCTGGAGAGTCAACACGAGCACATCAACCTGGACGGAGTGGTCGGGTTCCTCATGCTGCAGG CTGAGCTGAAGGAGGCGGTGCGGACGTGGCCCCACAGCGACCCGGTCAGCTGGGCCCAGAGGACCTCCACGGTGGTTCTGGTCAAACGTTTGGACCGGAGCTTCGAGAAGGCCGTCACCGCCCTGGAGCAGAACGACCCCAAGTACTACAGAG AGTTTGAGCCCCTGCTGTCGTCGAGCTTCTATCTGATCCCTCAGGAGTGGCAGTCCACGGACACCAGCCTGGTGTATTCCTCCATCCTGAGCACCGAGTGCTACGACGAGCAGCTCAGCGACAAATGTCTGACGCTGCTGCTGGGAACCTG gaaGATGAACGGGACGCCCTGCATCGTCACCAAACCCTGCCGGGACACCATGACACGTTTCGGCTGTCCGCACTACTCTCTGTCCCACCAGCTGCTCTACTTCATGATCGGGAAAATG AGAGGCTGCACTAACCTGCTGAAAGGAGACACCAGAGAGTCCCGCGCCAACATGACGGAGGCCAGCTACCAGAAGCTCTACTGCTCCAACATGATGAAGGCCAACCAGGACATCTTTAGGGACGGGATCACCGAGCAGACGGTCGACATCTTCATTGAAAATA TCCTGATTTGTGGATTGTCTGGTTTCTCCGACTTCTACAAAGCTGATTGGCTGCAGCACATCCTCCGGCTGCAGGACGAGGAAGCGGGCTGCTTCGGGAGAGACA AGAGCATCATGTCTCAGATCATCGGAGACGAGCTGCTGGAGCAGCTGCAGCCTCACCGGAGAGTGAAGAGGAGGGAGAAGATACTTCCAG ACGGCTGCTCCAGCCACATGACGGCGGTGGCGGTGGGCGCTCTGGGAGGATACCTGAACTACTACCTGGCAGAGCAGGACATAACCAAGAGGCCAATCTCctga
- the alg1 gene encoding chitobiosyldiphosphodolichol beta-mannosyltransferase isoform X2 — protein MPRSLHVLSQTVWRLRDDTKPHQEVLREEKITLVPIAEVKGVCVGPTILTYVTKVILQCLQLLYVLLRMETQSHILMQNPPGLPGIAVAWLVCVLRGSRFVIDWHNYGYTIMALSHGDTHPVVRLAKWYEHFFGPLASRNLCVTNAMKDDLQKNWGIKATTLYDCPPSIFRETPLKLQHGLFMRLANTYPQFQSRGCEEDKQVERSVFSECDLCEEAVTLRAERPALLLSSTSWTEDEDFSVLLKALEDYEGFIKAGASLPSLVCVITGKGPQKEYYRKLIDSLQLEHVQICTPWLEAEDYPVLLGSADLGVCLHKSSSGLDLPMKVVDMFGCCLPVCAIHFHCLHELVKHEENGLIFRDAQELAEQLKSLLSEFPGSGGQLGAFRRTLRRSRGPGWDENWDQNVLPLLSAP, from the exons ATGCCCCGCAGCCTGCATGTTCTCAGTCAGACTGTGTGGAGGCTCCGGGACG atACCAAACCTCATCAGGAAGTGTTGAGAGAGGAAAAGATAACGCTGGTGCCAATAGCAGAGGTTAAAGGAGTATGCG TGGGACCAACAATCCTGACGTATGTGACGAAGGTGATCCTCCAGTGTCTGCAGCTGCTTTATGTGCTGCTGAGGATGGAAACACAGTCTCATATATTAATGCAG AATCCCCCGGGGCTGCCTGGCATCGCGGTGGCGTGGCTCGTGTGCGTCCTGCGTGGCAGCAGGTTCGTCATCGACTGGCACAACTACGGCTACACCATCATGGCTCTGAGCCACGGGGACACACACCCTGTGGTGAGGCTCGCAAAGTG GTACGAGCACTTTTTCGGCCCGCTGGCCTCTCGTAACCTGTGTGTCACCAATGCAATGAAGGATGACCTGCAGAAAAACTGGGGCATCAA GGCGACCACTCTGTACGACTGTCcgccctccatcttcagagagaCTCCTCTGAAGCTGCAGCACGGGCTCTTCATGAGACTCGCCAACACGTATCCTCAGTTCCAGAGCAGAGG GTGTGAGGAGGATAAGCAGGTGGAGCGGTCGGTGTTCTCAGAGTGTGATCTCTGTGAGGAGGCGGTGACGCTGAGGGCGGAGCGGCCGGCGCTGCTGCTGAGCAGCACCAGCTGGACCG AGGACGAAGACTTCTCTGTCCTACTGAAGGCTCTTGAAG ATTATGAAGGTTTTATAAAAGCAGGAGCTTCGTTGCCGTCTTTAGTCTGTGTGATCACAG gtaaaGGTCCTCAGAAGGAGTACTACAGGAAGCTGATTGACTCTCTGCAGTTGGAGCATGTGCAGATCTGCACGCCGTGGCTGGAGGCCGAAGACTATCCTGTGTTACTGG GCTCAGCAGATCTGGGTGTGTGTCTCCACAAGTCCTCCAGCGGTCTGGACCTCCCCATGAAGGTGGTGGACATGTTCGGCTGCTGCCTGCCCGTCTGCGCCATCCACTTCCACTG TTTACACGAGCTGGTGAAGCACGAGGAGAACGGGCTGATCTTCAGAGACGCTCAGGAGCTCGCTGAGCAGCTCAAG TCTCTGCTCTCAGAGTTCCCCGGGTCAGGGGGCCAGCTGGGGGCCTTCAGGAGGACCCTGCGGCGCAGCAGGGGGCCAGGCTGGGACGAGAACTGGGACCAGAATGTCCTGCCTCTCCTCTCCGCTCCCTGA
- the alg1 gene encoding chitobiosyldiphosphodolichol beta-mannosyltransferase isoform X1 — MATPGTCTTFLALFALISALLIGFYGTGSGVTWPVVFLTAVTGLGSLWLRRRDGGTERRVCVLVLGDLGRSPRMQYHALSLSKHGYNVTFVGFLDTKPHQEVLREEKITLVPIAEVKGVCVGPTILTYVTKVILQCLQLLYVLLRMETQSHILMQNPPGLPGIAVAWLVCVLRGSRFVIDWHNYGYTIMALSHGDTHPVVRLAKWYEHFFGPLASRNLCVTNAMKDDLQKNWGIKATTLYDCPPSIFRETPLKLQHGLFMRLANTYPQFQSRGCEEDKQVERSVFSECDLCEEAVTLRAERPALLLSSTSWTEDEDFSVLLKALEDYEGFIKAGASLPSLVCVITGKGPQKEYYRKLIDSLQLEHVQICTPWLEAEDYPVLLGSADLGVCLHKSSSGLDLPMKVVDMFGCCLPVCAIHFHCLHELVKHEENGLIFRDAQELAEQLKSLLSEFPGSGGQLGAFRRTLRRSRGPGWDENWDQNVLPLLSAP, encoded by the exons atggcGACCCCCGGCACCTGCACAACTTTTCTCGCTCTGTTTGCGCTCATTTCTGCGCTTTTAATTGGGTTTTATGGTACCGGTTCGGGTGTAACATGGCCGGTTGTGTTTCTGACGGCTGTTACCGGGCTGGGGTCGCTGTGGCTGCGGCGGAGGGACGGCGGGACTGAGcggcgtgtgtgtgttctggtgcTGGGGGATTTGGGTCGCAGCCCCCGGATGCAGTATCACGCTCTGTCCCTCAGCAAACACGGGTATAATGTTACTTTTGTCGGGTTTTTAG atACCAAACCTCATCAGGAAGTGTTGAGAGAGGAAAAGATAACGCTGGTGCCAATAGCAGAGGTTAAAGGAGTATGCG TGGGACCAACAATCCTGACGTATGTGACGAAGGTGATCCTCCAGTGTCTGCAGCTGCTTTATGTGCTGCTGAGGATGGAAACACAGTCTCATATATTAATGCAG AATCCCCCGGGGCTGCCTGGCATCGCGGTGGCGTGGCTCGTGTGCGTCCTGCGTGGCAGCAGGTTCGTCATCGACTGGCACAACTACGGCTACACCATCATGGCTCTGAGCCACGGGGACACACACCCTGTGGTGAGGCTCGCAAAGTG GTACGAGCACTTTTTCGGCCCGCTGGCCTCTCGTAACCTGTGTGTCACCAATGCAATGAAGGATGACCTGCAGAAAAACTGGGGCATCAA GGCGACCACTCTGTACGACTGTCcgccctccatcttcagagagaCTCCTCTGAAGCTGCAGCACGGGCTCTTCATGAGACTCGCCAACACGTATCCTCAGTTCCAGAGCAGAGG GTGTGAGGAGGATAAGCAGGTGGAGCGGTCGGTGTTCTCAGAGTGTGATCTCTGTGAGGAGGCGGTGACGCTGAGGGCGGAGCGGCCGGCGCTGCTGCTGAGCAGCACCAGCTGGACCG AGGACGAAGACTTCTCTGTCCTACTGAAGGCTCTTGAAG ATTATGAAGGTTTTATAAAAGCAGGAGCTTCGTTGCCGTCTTTAGTCTGTGTGATCACAG gtaaaGGTCCTCAGAAGGAGTACTACAGGAAGCTGATTGACTCTCTGCAGTTGGAGCATGTGCAGATCTGCACGCCGTGGCTGGAGGCCGAAGACTATCCTGTGTTACTGG GCTCAGCAGATCTGGGTGTGTGTCTCCACAAGTCCTCCAGCGGTCTGGACCTCCCCATGAAGGTGGTGGACATGTTCGGCTGCTGCCTGCCCGTCTGCGCCATCCACTTCCACTG TTTACACGAGCTGGTGAAGCACGAGGAGAACGGGCTGATCTTCAGAGACGCTCAGGAGCTCGCTGAGCAGCTCAAG TCTCTGCTCTCAGAGTTCCCCGGGTCAGGGGGCCAGCTGGGGGCCTTCAGGAGGACCCTGCGGCGCAGCAGGGGGCCAGGCTGGGACGAGAACTGGGACCAGAATGTCCTGCCTCTCCTCTCCGCTCCCTGA